The Solidesulfovibrio fructosivorans JJ] nucleotide sequence AGCCAGCAAAGCGTCGCGCACAACAGGACGAGCCGCATGCCGATCCCCCGCAGGAAAAAGACCGCCACCGTGCCCGAAAGCCCGGCCATGATGGGGAAGGCCGCCGTCCACGACGTGGCCACGGCCACGCCGAGCACCAGGTTGAGCGCCAGGAAAAAGCCCGCCACCCACGGCGAGCGGGTCCTAAGCGAGGTAAAGGTCCGCATGGCCGACAGGGCCGCGCTGACCGCCGCGGCATTGTTGCCGAGCAGGTAGAAGTGCAGCGTATAGGCCACGCATTCGCTGGCCACCAGAAACTTGAGCCGCCAGTCGATGCGCTGGGCAAAGGCGAAGATCCCGAGCGCGAACGCGACATAGCCGACGATTTGCGAAGGAGCGGTAAAATCCATGCGGGTCCCGGACTTGAGAGGTTGCGGATGCGGCGAAGGGAAGGGCGATGATCGCATGCGGTCGTCCGGCGGCTTCGCGTCCAGGCGCAATAGCCCTGGGCGTCTTTCCTGGCAAGTGGGCGTCGGGGCTTGTTGACACCACTTTTGAGTGGTGCTAGATATTGCCACCACTGAAGGATGGTGACAAATGACGATCGATCCGCAGGAACTGACGGCCCTGGGGCTGACGGCCTACGAGGCCGGAGCGTATCTGGCCCTGCTCGGCCGGCCGGAGCTGACGTCGGCCGAAGTGGCGGCCCGGGCCGGCATCCCCAGACAGCGCGTGTACGACGTGCTGGCCTCCCTGGTCGCCAAGGGGCTGTGTCTGGCCCGGGACGTTTCGCCCAGGGCCTTTGTGGCCGTGGACCCGGCGGTGGGGCTCGACTTGCTGGCCCGGGAACGGGAGGCGGCCCTGGCCCGGGAGCGGGAGACGACCAAAGCCCTGGCGGCGCGTCTGGCCACGGACCTGGGGCCCCTCTTTGCCTCGGGCCGGGGACAAAACGATCCCCTGGCCTATGTCGAGGTGCTTTCGGGCGCGACCCGCATTGCTCATCGGGCGCTTGCCCTGGCCCGGGAGGCCAAGCGGTCGGTCGCCTCGTGCATCACCGGGCCCATGATTTTGTCCGTGGAGCAAAACACCACCTTCATGCAGGCGCCGCTTGGCCGGGGGCTTGGCTACCGGGCTCTTTGCGATGCGGCCATTATGGACGATCCGGAACTGGGGGGCCTGCTGGAGACGCTTTGCGGCCAGGGGCTGGCGCTTCGCGTGGCCGACTCGCTGCCGCTTAAGATGCAGGCCTTCGACGACGAGGTGGCGTTGCTTTCCATGCAGGATCCGGCCGGCGGGCCGCCGAGTTTCACGGCGGTGGTCATTTATAACCGGGGGGTGGCGGCCATGCTTTCCCTGGCCTTCGAAGCGTTGTGGCAAGCGGCAAGGCCCCTGTGAAAGGAGTGGATGCGATGGCAAGCGCAATGGAAACGGGCGGCACGCGCCGGGATGGCATGGGACGGGTGTTGGCCGGCGGCGGGGTCTCTATCCGCAGCGGCTACGAGCCGGGCATCGTCGGCCGGGTGGGCGAGCTGCACGGCCGCTATTACGCCACGGCTTGGGGCGCGGGCGCGCCCTTCGAGATATTGGCCACGCGGGACATGTGCGCGTTTATCGAGGGCTACGACCCCGAGCGCGACCTCATGCTCGGGGCCTACAGCGAGGGGCGTATGGTGGGCTCCATCGCCATCCTCGGCCGCAAGCCCGGTCCGGACGGGGTGCAGCTTCGGTTTTTCATCGTGGACCCGGCCTGGCACGGCCACGGCGTGGGCAAGGCGCTGCTCCATGCCGCCCTGGCCTGGTGCCGGGAACGGGGCTACGGCAAGGTGTTTCTCTGGACCGTGGACGGCCTGCCCGCCTCGCGCCGGCTGTACGAGAAGGCCGGCTTCCGGATTGTCGCCCGGGAGCCGGACGACCGGTACACGGT carries:
- a CDS encoding TrmB family transcriptional regulator, with translation MTIDPQELTALGLTAYEAGAYLALLGRPELTSAEVAARAGIPRQRVYDVLASLVAKGLCLARDVSPRAFVAVDPAVGLDLLAREREAALARERETTKALAARLATDLGPLFASGRGQNDPLAYVEVLSGATRIAHRALALAREAKRSVASCITGPMILSVEQNTTFMQAPLGRGLGYRALCDAAIMDDPELGGLLETLCGQGLALRVADSLPLKMQAFDDEVALLSMQDPAGGPPSFTAVVIYNRGVAAMLSLAFEALWQAARPL
- a CDS encoding YgjV family protein, coding for MDFTAPSQIVGYVAFALGIFAFAQRIDWRLKFLVASECVAYTLHFYLLGNNAAAVSAALSAMRTFTSLRTRSPWVAGFFLALNLVLGVAVATSWTAAFPIMAGLSGTVAVFFLRGIGMRLVLLCATLCWLTNNILSGSIGGTMLESSIAVVNATTMLRLWRAGRLR
- a CDS encoding GNAT family N-acetyltransferase, translating into MASAMETGGTRRDGMGRVLAGGGVSIRSGYEPGIVGRVGELHGRYYATAWGAGAPFEILATRDMCAFIEGYDPERDLMLGAYSEGRMVGSIAILGRKPGPDGVQLRFFIVDPAWHGHGVGKALLHAALAWCRERGYGKVFLWTVDGLPASRRLYEKAGFRIVAREPDDRYTVLRDNLKMELDLSAAGH